Genomic window (Aquimarina sp. BL5):
ACCAACTATGGCGACAGTATATAGTGTTCCATATACAAACCATTGGCTAGCTGGATTACCACTTAGTAAACGACTTAAAGGATCAAACAATCCTACTAATCCTGTATTGGTTCCGTCTACTCCTTGTCCTAATCCTAATAATTCGGCAAAAAAGTATAAAACGATATAAAAGCCTGTGAGAGCAACTCCTGCTATCCAGGCAAGCACTCCTCTTGATGACATAGATTTAAACCAGACTCCATCATTTTTTATTCCTTCTAATTTTTTGTCATAAGATCCTTTTGAAAAAATGATAATACCTGTTATTAAGGCTGATAAAGACATTGTAAGCCAAAGTCCTTTGTTAGGTAAGTTTAAATTAAAAGCTGCTAATAGTAATACTAATAATCCCGATATCCCGATAAGAACACCAATTTTTTGAATTGTGTTTAGGCTTTTAGGAGGTTGTCCTGTTAATGCCATATTTCTTTCTACTGCCATGATTTATGCGTTTATTGTTTGTTGCTTTTGAAAAGCATTTAAAATATCTTTTTCGAAATGTTTAAAAAATTCAGGATCGAAATTGGCTTCTGCCAGATGCTCCATAACATAGTCTACATCTTTTTTCTCTGTTAGCCACTTGTCAAATGTTTCATGACGCATTCGTATTCCAAAAGTATTTATACCAAGAAATTCTCGAGTTTCTTTATGGTAAGAAACGGTAATACATTTTGTATCATCTTTGTGTATCCAATGAAATTGTGCTTCGTATTCTTTAGGTTTTCCAAACACCCATCCATAGGTCTGATACTCGATATCTAGAAACTTAGCACTATTAAACCAATGCCCCGGCTTATACTCTAATTTATTTCCGCATATAGTCTGCGCAACTGTTTCGCCCATCATTCTGCCCGTATACCAAACAGCTTCGATAGGTCTTCTGTTTCCTATAGCTTCGTGTTGTTCTGCACAATCTCCAATCGCATAAATATTAGGAATGTTTGTTTCTAGAAAGCGATTTACTTTGATACCTCTTCCCAGTTCAATGCCAGAATCTTTTAAGAAATTTACATTTGGAGATACACCAGCGGTTAGACCTACAACATCACAATCAATGACTTCTCCAGTTTCCTGAATTACTGCTGCTTTAACCTTTCCGTTATCGTCAGCAATAATTTCCTTTAGATTCATCCCTAAACGAAGATCAATATGATGATTCTTTATATGTCTATTAATCATTCCACTTTCTCCAGGAGGAAGAACGCCATTCCAGAAACTATCTTCTCTTACTAAAAAAGTAACAGGAATACCTCGGGAGTTTAGCATTTCTGCTAATTCTATACCTATTAATCCACCTCCCACAATTACTGCTCTTTTACAAACCTTATTAGTAGGGGCATATTTTTCAAGATTTTCAAGATCTTGTTTGTGATACATTCCCATTACACCATCTAAGTCCTGACCTGGCCACCCAAACTTGTTTGGTTTTGAGCCTGTGGCAATAATAAGTTTGTCATATTTCAGATTTTCTCCGCTATCGAAAATTAACTGACTTTTTTGGTGATCTACTTTAGAAACATACCCTTTTTTCAATTCAATTCGATTTTTTTTCCAGAACCAATTCTCATAGGGTTGGGTGTGTTCAAATTTCATATGCCCCATATAGACATACATTAATGCTGTACGAGAAAAGAAATAATCTGTTTCGGCAGATACAAGGGTAATTTTTTTATCAGACATTTTCCGGATATGCCTCGCAGCAGTAACACCAGAAATTCCGTTGCCGATAATTACAATATGTTCCATAAAGATTTGTGTTAGTTGAATTCGATTTTTAGCTTAAAAAAATAAAACTTACGTCTGTCAGTCGTTCATAAATATAAGAACTTAAAGAGAATTAATAATTTAGAATTAATCTAAAAAGCTGTGCTTCTGTAAGTTTTACTATCGAAATCGAACAGTGATTTCTTTTCGAAAAGAATAAAAATATCTTTTAAACAAATTCAAAATAATTTGTAAGTAGCAGGTATGCCCTTCGACTCAATGCCAGTTGCCAAGGTAAACTTAAATGAAATTAACTCATATAAAAAACAGCTTCATTGAATGAAGTTTATAAAAACATTAACTCATGAAAAAAATAATTTTCTTATTGACTTTTCTTACGGTCACTATTGGTTCTGCACAAAACACAGCCGATTTTTTTACTAAGTCAGATGCTTTTTTCAAAAAGCATGTAACTAAAGGAAAAGTTGATTATAAGTCCATCAAAAATGACCCAACTACATTAAATGAATTATTAGATATAGCTGCTGGTGCGAGTGTTTCTAAAAATGACTCCAAAACTTTTCAGGCGTTCTTTATAAATGGATATAATTTGTCTGTGATAAAAGGAATTGTTGATAATTATCCAACAAAGTCTCCACTAGATATCAAGGGCTTTTTCGATAAAACCAAATATACTTTAGGAGGTAAAACGACAACCTTGAATGATCTTGAGAATAAAATATTAAGAAAAAACTTCCCAACCGAAGCTCGTTTTCATTTCGCATTAGTGTGTGCTGGATTAGGATGTCCTCCAATAATTTCTGAAGCTTACACTCCTTCATTATTAGAAAAACAACTGCAACGCCAGACAACGATAGCATTAAATAACCCTAATTTCATAAAAGTTAAAGGAAAAAAAGTGCAGCTTTCTAAGATATTCGAATGGTACAAAGGCGATTTTACCCAAAATGGTTCAGAAATAGACTATGTAAATCAGTTTAGAAAGGAAAAAATTCCGACGAATGCAAAAGTATCTTATTACCCATACAATTGGAGTCTAAATAGTATCAAATAATAAAAATCAAATCATTAACAATTTAGGGTGTTGATCATCTAAATTGTTCTAATCATATAATCTTTTAATAACATGAAATCTACTAAAAACCTTATAACTACACTTTTTATATGCCTAGCAATCACTTTTGGATTTGCTCAGGATGATGATTCTGGAGTGTCTAATATACAAGAATTTACACCGTCAAAACTATTGAAAAAGGGACAATGGGATATTAAGTTTTTTAATAGTATTTATACTCAAACCGAACGAACTGACGCAGGATCTAAATCAGTAACAATAGATAGGCAAACATTCTTTACCAATACTACAGAAATATTTACCGGGGTTAGCAAAAATTCTAGAGTAAATGTAGGAGCCATTTTTCAGGTAAGGTCTAATTCATTAGCAGGTCAAGGTGCTTTGGACGTTTTTTCTTTCCAGGATAACGGTAATGATAGAAGATCTGGTTTAACTACAATTGCCCCTGCAGTAAGAATACAGCCATTCAGAAGTTTAGCAACATTCTCTTTTACGACATCATTGATTATTCCAGTTTTTGAAGATGCTCCTGATACGGTAGCTGATAATGTGGATTCGTTTTTGGATCAGCGAAGTTTTGCTTGGGAAACCAAGTTTTTCTATGACAGAACTTTTGGTGGAAATAAGTGGCAATTGTTTACGGAAGTAGATTTTAAATTCAATTTTGGAGATAATAGGGAAAATGTAGCACCAGATGAAAATTCATCAGAAAGGTTCGCGGGTAATAGTTTGTTCTTGCCAATAAGTGCTTTCTTGAGTTACTTTCCGACATCAAAATCTACAGTTTTCGTAAATGCTCAACAAGCTTTCTTAATAGGAATTGATAATCCCCAAGGACCAGGACAGGATAACTTTTCTCAAAATGGTACGCAATTAGGATTTGGAGGTAAATATCAGTTAACAAAAGTTCTTAATATAGAGGCTTCTTTTGGAAAATTTGTTAGAGGAGATAATTTTCAAGGATTAGGACAAACATTTAGCTTAGGTTTAAGAGCATTGTTTTAAGAAAAAAGAATATAAATTGTATTTTCAGCGGTATAAAAGATATATATGAAAAGATTTTTTATACTGCTGATTAGTTTAATCTGTTGCGGTTGTTCTGGTCAAAAATCTAAAATTAACGGAATTAGTTTTGTAGCATCACCTAAAGAGATAAGCGAAACCAATATAGATCCGGTTGTAAATGTAAAGGCTAATTGGGCAGCGGTAATGCCCTTTGGTTTTGTTAAAAATTTAAAAGAACCTTCGGTTGTTTTTAATATAGAAAGACAATGGTGGGGAGAACGGGCAGATGGAGCAAAACAAACTATAGAGTTACTAAATCAAAAGAGGATCAAAGTAATGTTGAAACCTCAGATTTGGGTTTGGAAAGGAGAGTTTACGGGTAATATTTCTATGGATTCTGAAGAAGACTGGAACACTTTCGAGAATTCTTATGAAGATTTCATAATGTTATATGCTCGATTAGGCCAAGAAATGAAAGTTCCTGTTTTATGTATTGGAACTGAATTGCACACTTTTGTGCAAAAAAGACCTACTTACTGGAGGCAACTCATAAAGAAGATAAGATCAGTATATAAAGGAAAGTTGACGTATGCGGAGAATTGGGATCAGTTTGCTAATGTTCCGTTCTGGAATCAGCTAGATTATATAGGTGTAGATGCATATTTTCCGGTTTCTGATAGTAAAACACCAACTATAGAAGAGTTGAGAGAAGGATGGCAGCAGCACAAAAGTAAAATAGAGACATTACAGGAAACTATAGTAAAACCGGTTTTATTTACAGAATACGGATATAGAAGTGTTCATTATACAGGAAAAGAACCTTGGGATTCTAATAGAATACATGGAAATGTGGATCTATTGGCGCAAAGTAATGCTTTAACAGCATTATATGAAGAATTTTGGAAAGAACCTTGGTTTGCTGGAGGATTTCTTTGGAAATGGTATCATAATCATGATGAGGTAGGAGGTGAAGATAATAATAGATTTACCATACAGAATAAACCAGCAGAAAAGCTAATACAATCATTATATAAAGATGACTAAAACCAATTATATAGTACTCGTGTTATGTTGCATCTTATATGCGTGTGACAATGGTGAGAATACTATACAATTGGAGAATTCTTTAGCTTCATTAGTAAATGCTAATGAAATAGAAATTGATAATGTGATTGCTTGTGCATCAGCATCTAAATCAGATCAAAACACTGTTATTACTTATGTATATCCAAGGCCCGGTGCAACAGATATACGATATTATGAGACTTCTAGAATTGATGTGGATAAGGATAATTATAAAAACTATATGCATATCGACATAGAATCTTCGGATTTTTTTAGCGGATATCTCAAAAAATTTACCAGAAGTACTACTGAAGAAAAATGGGTAATCATTACCTTTTTTGAAGAAAGTAAATTACACTTGTCTAATCCGATTAGATTAAAGCATATTACAAAACCCACTGAATTTACTGATGAATTGACTATTACTACAGGTGCAGAGGCTATGCCCTCTTTTAGCTGGAATGATGGATTTTTTGATGATAATAACATATATTTCCAGGTAATTTCTAACACCAATAATGAATTACTTTCTGGAACGTATACTTTTCAAAAACAGTTTCAGTATTATAAACTAGAAAATGTAGTTTTAAATATTACACAAGGAATACCACCACCACTAGATCCGATGAACTCTTACAATTTTACTTTAATGGGAGTAAGTGAAGATAATTGGGTGAATTTACTTATTGAAAAAAACTTTACACCTTAGCGCTATGAAAAGGGTCATTTTATTAACCACACTATTTTTTTGCTTTGTCAATTATGCACAAGAATTAAAGATTGTTGATCTCAAAGTACAAGGGAATAAAAAAACAAAGGCATCTTTCATAAAAAAAATTGCAAAAGTAAAAGCAGGAGCAACTCTGGATTCGATTGCAATCGAAGAAGATATTAAAAGAATTAAAAGATTGCCATCAGTCGCTCATGCGTATTATCAGGTTTTCGAAGCACAAAAAGAAGGAGAGTATAATGTTTTTTATACCATAGAAGAAAATTTTACTATCATTCCTAGTGCGAATGTGTATACGACTAATGATGACGAGTTTGCCTTTAGAGTTGGTTTATATGAATTTAATCTCTTTGGTCAAAATATTACTTTCGGAGGATTTTATCAGGATGATATATATAGTTCCTTTGGGGTTAATCTAAGAGCTCCCTATTTGTTTAGTAGTAAAATTGGCCTAGCTTTTAATTATCAAAATCTTACCACTCAGGAACCTGTTTTTTTGGATACTGGTACTGCGGATTATAGATACAATAATACATCTTATGAATTATTGGGATTGTATGAGTTTAATTTTCAGAATCGAGTAGAGTTGGGAGTAAATTACTTTAATGAAGATTATAGTTATAAAAGAGGAGCAACAGGTCCAGGTGTGCCTTTAGATTTTGATGTTAATAAATTACTATACAAACTAATCTACGAGTATAATAATCTTGATTATGATTTTCAGTATGTCTCTGGATTTAAGAGTGTTGCTAATTTTCAATATGTAATTAGTACCGAAAATGTTTTACCTGATTTTTTAATCGGCTGGAATGATTTTTTATATTATCACAGAGTAGGAAAAAAAGGCAATTGGGCATCACGATTACGTCTTGGATTAGCAACTAATGATGACTCTCCCTTTGCTCCCTTTGCAGTGGATAACAACCTTAATATTAGAGGGGTTGGAAATACAATTGACAGAGGAACCGGAGTAATCGTAATCAATACAGAATACAGGCATACATTGTACGACAAAGATTGGTTCGTATTGCAGAGTAATGTTTTTGTAGATGGAGGTAGCTGGCGAAATCCTGGAGGGGATTTTGGTGATTTTGGCGATACACAAAACTTCAGAATATATCCAGGTGTAGGATTACGTTTTATGCACAAACGTATTTTTAATGCGATTTTTAGAATCGATTATGGGTATGGTGTCACAGAGGACGCTACCAATGGATTTGTGTTTGGAATAGGGCAATATTTCTAATAATCAAAAATTAGGTTTTTGTTAAAAACAAGTTAATTAGTTACCGAACGTTTGGTAAAAAACTAATTACCTATATATTTGTGGTGTTATGAGACCAGTAAAAGTAGAAGATAAACGGTTGATGGAGGGCCTTAATCAGGTTTTTAGATCTAAAGGTTATGAAGGAGCTAGTCTAAACGAATTGGCAGAAGGTGCCGGTTTAAAAAAAGCAAGTTTGTATCATAGATTTCCCGATGGAAAAAAGGGAATTGGCCTTGCAGTCTTATCGTATTCTTCGGATTGGTTGCATAAGAATCTGTATGAGTTACTGATGGATAAAAAAGTTTTGAAAGAGGAAAGGTTGGAAACGACTTTAACCAGAATAAAGGAATTATACGGTGATGGAAAAGAAACTTGTGTGCTTAGATCCTTATCAATGGAATCTGGAATGGAAATATTTGGAGATCAAATAAAAGAAGAGATGGATAGATGGATAAGAAATTTCACAGAATTTGGATTAGAGTTCGGACTTAGTAGAGATCAATCAACGAGAATTGCAAAACAGGGTTTAATAAGTATACAAGGAAGTCTTGTAGTAGCTAATGCAATGTCTGATAACAGCTTGTTTTTGGATACTTTAGAAGATATAAAACTTAAGTATAAAGCATAATATTTTTTTACAATAATAATTTACCGAACGTTCGGTAATAAATTTTAATAATGAAAAAAAAATTCCCTTTGCCACCTTTTACAGAAGAAACGGCAAAACAAAAAGTTCAGATGGCAGAAGATGCCTGGAACAGTAAAGATCCAATAGCTATATCAACGGCTTATAGTTTAGAAACCGAATGGCGTAATCGAAATCAATTTATCAATGGACAAGAAGAAGTACAGGAATTTCTCAGAGATAAATGGAAAAAAGAACTCAATTATAAACTTAGAAAAGAATTATGGGCATATCAAGATAATAGGATTGCAGTGCGATTTGAGTATGAATATCAAAATAAAAACAATCAATGGTACAGAGCATACGGTAATGAAAATTGGGAGTTTGATGAGAATGGTTTTATGGAAAAAAGATATGCCAGTATTAACGATTTAGAAATATCAGAGACAGAAAGAAAATTATAATCTAATTTAAATACATACATAAAGATGAAAAATCAAAAGACAAAGCGTTTTATAGTATTGCTTGTGATTACTCTTACCACAAGTGTCTTAGCGCATGGTTTACCCCTTAAGAATAATTACGAAACTACTATAGAGCATGCGGTTAAATATAAAAAAATCAATATACAAGGAATAGATGTTGCCTATAGAGAGGCTGGTAATCCTAAAAATCCGGCGATTGTATTATTACATGGATTTCCTTCTTCATCTCATCAATACCGTAAAGTATTGAATGCATTATCCGATGAGTTTTACTTAATTGCACCGGATTATCCTGGTTTTGGGAATAGTGATTTTCCAAGTGCTACGTCTTACGAGTATACTTTTGATAACTTAGCTAATACTATTGAGGTTTTCTTGGAAAAGTTAAAAATTAGGTCCTATGCATTAATGATTCAAGATTATGGTGCTCCAATAGGTTTAAGAATTGCGACTAAGTATCCAGAAAGAGTAACCGCTATTATAAATCAAAATGGAAATGCCTATAAAGAAGGTTTAGGACCTGCCTGGAAGGATGTTAAAGCATTTTGGGCAAATAGATCTCCAGAAACTGAGAAGGCTTTGTTACCTGTGTTTTCTATAGAAGGATTAAAATGGCAATATACTCACGGTACCAGAAATCCAGAAAATGTGAATCCAGATACTTGGCATTTGGATTACTTACGAATGTCAAGACCGAATGCTCATAAAGTCAACTTAGATCTGTTTTATGATTATCAAAACAACATAAAGTTATATCCGAAATGGCAAAAGTATTTTAGAGACAACCAACCTCCACTATTAATTGTTTGGGGTAAAAACGATGCCTTCTTTCCAGAAAGTGGGGCAGAAGCTTTTAAAAAGGATGTAAAAAATATTGATTATAATATTTATGATACTGGGCATTTTGCTTTAGAGGAAGAAAGTAAATCGATTATCAAGAAAATTAGATTTTTCCTGAAAAAAAATGGAGTTAAATAATAGCTACAAAATAGAACAAGGATCTAGTTGATAAACTAGATCCTTGTTTCATTATTATTCAATACCTCCTCCGGTAAGACAAAGATGAGTTGCTTGTGTACCTAAACAACATCCATTTGGTAATGAATACCCGCCACACGATTGACATTCTCTCGGAGTGTAGATAGGACAACTAGCTTTGTTACTACCACCATTTACAGATCTTTGTTCTTCTTTACTAAGAGTCTGTGCGTCTTTTAGATTTAAAATGCTTTTTAACATAATTAAGGTTTTAAGAATCATATTTCCCCAAACATTTATAGACATTTGAGGTTTCTGTCTATACGATTATTAACGAAAAAATGGGGAATTTGTTGCTTTTTTAGTGTTAGTTATCATTTCTCTAATGATTTTTCTTTTTGGTTCCAGAACTTGCATAAAATATAGCTCCGATTGGTTTTTTTCTAAAGCGGAGCATTATAGCTAGCAGTAATAATAGTAGAATGTTTAAAAAAACTTTAAAATCCAAGGTAACAATTTCATACTTCCTTACACATTCTTATGGTGGCTCTTTAGAGAGTCGAACACTTATAAGAATAGTAATCATAAAAAATTAGAAGTATGGCATTAGAGAATCTAATAAGCATAAGCTTTACAGAAGAAGAATTAACACAGCTAGACCAGTACCTAGATGGTATCAAACAAATCTTGAACGACATTGCTCCCCTAGATTACACCTTCTAGCTATTTCAGAGATTCCCGGAAGCGTTACTGAGGTCTTTCGAAGGGTTAAAAAGGTTCTTCGAGCTGTCATTTTTTGGATCAGAACCCCTAAAATTTGGCCAAGCAGCCTCGAAAACAAGGCTTATAGCCTTTATGATACCCCTAGGATGCATTGCCAATACCAAAATATTCGTTGATATACTTCTTCTAAGAAGTATTTTAATTCTTCGAATTACCTTTTTGAGGGCTAAAAGGGGGTGCGGAATGGGGTAAGCCCTATACATAGATGAGATGAGATGATAAAATAAGAATGGTTTGATTTCTAGATTCAGTAGATTTGCAAGGACGGTGAGATTATATCACTAAAATATTAATTAATATAGTAAAGCCAGCCTCTATAAAATAAGGTTGGCACTACTATGATTTTAAAACAATGAAAAACATAAAGAAATTAAAGTATAGTGTCATATTCGTAATGCTACTGCACACCACAACGACAATAGCCCAGGTGCAATGGATTCATGACTTTGAGCTGGGGCGTGCGATTGCCATAGAGCAAAAAAAGTGGATGGTAGTTGATTTTTGGGCCAGTTGGTGTGGTCCCTGTAAAAGAATGGATGACAAGCTATGGCAAACAACAGCGATTAATTCTATAAAAGATAATTTCGTATTTGTAAAAGTAAATTTTGATAGAAAAAGAGAGTTCGCCAAATACTTTAATATAAAATCGCTTCCTACGGTTTTAATAATGGATCCTAATAAAGCGGTCATCGATAGAAAAACAGGATACAGACATACAGATGAGTATATAAACTGGTTTAAAAAGATCCCAAATCTCGATTTAGAAAACGTATATACAGCTATGATCCCTATGATTCAGAATCGAAAAAGTAGTGTGGCGCATCTTAAGCTTGGAGTAGCGTATCAGAATCTTGCTATGGATACGTCCAATGCTTTGATCAAAAGCGTATTCATAAAACAAAGTAATCAGCAATTCAAGGTGATTCTAAAAAAAAGCAAAAATGAGGAGCTATTAGACAAGGTTCAATTATATAAGTTACTCAATAAAGCTATCGCTGGCAAAAGTAAAAGTGTTCTTAAAAAACTAAACCAAAAAACTCCCGAGGATTATACATCAGAGCTAGTACATTTTATAAAATGCTATTGCTACCTTAAAGAAGGTAACGATAAAGCCCTAGCTATAGAAAAAAAACAGCTTAAAAATCCTGATATGTTGGCACTATTAGAACAGTAAACTTGATAAGAATGTTATAACCCGAGAACCTATGTTTATGTTAAAACCTATTATTACATATTCATTGACTTATACAAAAGTTTATTTTACTAGTGATTAAGCTTAGAGCTTTGGTATAACTATTAGCACGAAGAATTAGCTTAATTTTTTTGAGTACCTGTAATTTTCCTTAATTTTGTAAGTGAATTTAAAAAAACAAAATATTTAAATTTTAAAGTTATATGTTAGGATTAGAAGAGAAAAGCCCACTGGAGATGTTACAACAGTTTGCTGTTTATTTTGATGCTAATTTAGAAGAAAGTCTTGGGGCGGCTACTCTTATTTTGAATAATAAACATGGAGAAGGTAGTATATCTTTATATGAGCTTTTTCCTGGCCTTACTGCCTGGGTTTATAATATTACATTTAATTCTGAACTAGTTATCGATTTAAAGTTTTCGTCTGATAGACCTTATTATTTTGGGTATCATGTTTCGGGATTTCAAATGCAGAAATTCGCTGACGAGACAGAGTATCATAAAATAAGACAAGGGCAAAACTTCATACTTATTAGCGAACCTGGCACTAGTTCTGAATTTAAGATGAGTAGTGGTATCAAATTTGAAAGTTGTTATTTAATTCTAACACCGTCATTATTGAAGGGCTCTAGCCACAACACGAGGAAGAGACTGGAACAGAACCTAAAAGAAATATTTCTACAAATTTCAGGTGAACGGCCATATCGCTATTTTGGAGATATTGATGCACATACCGGTACATTTGCAGAAATTATTATAAAGAATACAAGAATTGATTTAGTAGGCCGACTTTTAACTGAGGGCGCTATAACAAATTTACTTGCTGCACAAATTGAAGCACACGATTTAGATCATCAAACTGATAATTTTCAGCCCAAGCTTACAAAATCAGAATTATCAAAAATTACAGAACTCGGTGATTACATAAGAGATAATATCGACGATAAATTAACAATTTCAGTTCTTAGTAAATATTTAGGTTTTTCTCCAAGAAAACTCCAAGCCGGCGTTCGATTTTTATATGGTTATTCTGTTAATGAATATGTAAGCAATGTTAGGATGGAAGTTGCAAAAGAGCTTATCTATAAAACGAACAAGAGTGTTTCTGAAATATGCTATATGGTTGGTTATTCTAGTAGAAGTCATTTTTCAAATTTATTTTATAAAAGGTTCGGTATTCTTCCTAGTAAATATAAAGACTCGTTCTACAAGGATACTTTAATGTATGAAGTAAGTTATCGATCGATAGCAAGTGATAAATTAAATGAATCGGATGTACAACAGATAATAGATGTTTCAAGAATAAACAATAAAAAAAATAATATTACAGGAAGTCTGATTTATTATAAAAATGTATTTTTTCAATTAATTGAAGGACCTAAAAAGGAAGTTTTACCGTTATATGATAAAATAAAAGAAGATGAAAGGCATACGGATGTGATCACTATGTGGAGTGGATCGAAACCTTACCGCACTTTCGAAAAATGGGATATGTCAATATTATCAGATGATGGTATGCTAAGCATACAACATCAAGATAGAGTCAAAAAATTAAATTTGGAACATCTTCTAGGAGAGATTGACGAAAACGCAATAGTGTCTCGGAATCTCTGGAGAAAAGTGAGAACAATTATAAATGTTTCAGGAAAAGTAAGTAAGAGTGAGCTGTGAAATAGAAATCACTTTTTTCTAAAAAATCTACCTATCGTATACTTTTAAGAATCACAGAAGAGATAAATAATATCCATTAATACCCT
Coding sequences:
- a CDS encoding NAD(P)/FAD-dependent oxidoreductase is translated as MEHIVIIGNGISGVTAARHIRKMSDKKITLVSAETDYFFSRTALMYVYMGHMKFEHTQPYENWFWKKNRIELKKGYVSKVDHQKSQLIFDSGENLKYDKLIIATGSKPNKFGWPGQDLDGVMGMYHKQDLENLEKYAPTNKVCKRAVIVGGGLIGIELAEMLNSRGIPVTFLVREDSFWNGVLPPGESGMINRHIKNHHIDLRLGMNLKEIIADDNGKVKAAVIQETGEVIDCDVVGLTAGVSPNVNFLKDSGIELGRGIKVNRFLETNIPNIYAIGDCAEQHEAIGNRRPIEAVWYTGRMMGETVAQTICGNKLEYKPGHWFNSAKFLDIEYQTYGWVFGKPKEYEAQFHWIHKDDTKCITVSYHKETREFLGINTFGIRMRHETFDKWLTEKKDVDYVMEHLAEANFDPEFFKHFEKDILNAFQKQQTINA
- a CDS encoding DUF547 domain-containing protein produces the protein MKKIIFLLTFLTVTIGSAQNTADFFTKSDAFFKKHVTKGKVDYKSIKNDPTTLNELLDIAAGASVSKNDSKTFQAFFINGYNLSVIKGIVDNYPTKSPLDIKGFFDKTKYTLGGKTTTLNDLENKILRKNFPTEARFHFALVCAGLGCPPIISEAYTPSLLEKQLQRQTTIALNNPNFIKVKGKKVQLSKIFEWYKGDFTQNGSEIDYVNQFRKEKIPTNAKVSYYPYNWSLNSIK
- a CDS encoding glycoside hydrolase, translated to MKRFFILLISLICCGCSGQKSKINGISFVASPKEISETNIDPVVNVKANWAAVMPFGFVKNLKEPSVVFNIERQWWGERADGAKQTIELLNQKRIKVMLKPQIWVWKGEFTGNISMDSEEDWNTFENSYEDFIMLYARLGQEMKVPVLCIGTELHTFVQKRPTYWRQLIKKIRSVYKGKLTYAENWDQFANVPFWNQLDYIGVDAYFPVSDSKTPTIEELREGWQQHKSKIETLQETIVKPVLFTEYGYRSVHYTGKEPWDSNRIHGNVDLLAQSNALTALYEEFWKEPWFAGGFLWKWYHNHDEVGGEDNNRFTIQNKPAEKLIQSLYKDD
- a CDS encoding POTRA domain-containing protein; translated protein: MKRVILLTTLFFCFVNYAQELKIVDLKVQGNKKTKASFIKKIAKVKAGATLDSIAIEEDIKRIKRLPSVAHAYYQVFEAQKEGEYNVFYTIEENFTIIPSANVYTTNDDEFAFRVGLYEFNLFGQNITFGGFYQDDIYSSFGVNLRAPYLFSSKIGLAFNYQNLTTQEPVFLDTGTADYRYNNTSYELLGLYEFNFQNRVELGVNYFNEDYSYKRGATGPGVPLDFDVNKLLYKLIYEYNNLDYDFQYVSGFKSVANFQYVISTENVLPDFLIGWNDFLYYHRVGKKGNWASRLRLGLATNDDSPFAPFAVDNNLNIRGVGNTIDRGTGVIVINTEYRHTLYDKDWFVLQSNVFVDGGSWRNPGGDFGDFGDTQNFRIYPGVGLRFMHKRIFNAIFRIDYGYGVTEDATNGFVFGIGQYF
- a CDS encoding TetR/AcrR family transcriptional regulator is translated as MRPVKVEDKRLMEGLNQVFRSKGYEGASLNELAEGAGLKKASLYHRFPDGKKGIGLAVLSYSSDWLHKNLYELLMDKKVLKEERLETTLTRIKELYGDGKETCVLRSLSMESGMEIFGDQIKEEMDRWIRNFTEFGLEFGLSRDQSTRIAKQGLISIQGSLVVANAMSDNSLFLDTLEDIKLKYKA
- a CDS encoding nuclear transport factor 2 family protein, whose translation is MKKKFPLPPFTEETAKQKVQMAEDAWNSKDPIAISTAYSLETEWRNRNQFINGQEEVQEFLRDKWKKELNYKLRKELWAYQDNRIAVRFEYEYQNKNNQWYRAYGNENWEFDENGFMEKRYASINDLEISETERKL
- a CDS encoding alpha/beta fold hydrolase yields the protein MKNQKTKRFIVLLVITLTTSVLAHGLPLKNNYETTIEHAVKYKKINIQGIDVAYREAGNPKNPAIVLLHGFPSSSHQYRKVLNALSDEFYLIAPDYPGFGNSDFPSATSYEYTFDNLANTIEVFLEKLKIRSYALMIQDYGAPIGLRIATKYPERVTAIINQNGNAYKEGLGPAWKDVKAFWANRSPETEKALLPVFSIEGLKWQYTHGTRNPENVNPDTWHLDYLRMSRPNAHKVNLDLFYDYQNNIKLYPKWQKYFRDNQPPLLIVWGKNDAFFPESGAEAFKKDVKNIDYNIYDTGHFALEEESKSIIKKIRFFLKKNGVK
- a CDS encoding thioredoxin family protein, whose protein sequence is MKNIKKLKYSVIFVMLLHTTTTIAQVQWIHDFELGRAIAIEQKKWMVVDFWASWCGPCKRMDDKLWQTTAINSIKDNFVFVKVNFDRKREFAKYFNIKSLPTVLIMDPNKAVIDRKTGYRHTDEYINWFKKIPNLDLENVYTAMIPMIQNRKSSVAHLKLGVAYQNLAMDTSNALIKSVFIKQSNQQFKVILKKSKNEELLDKVQLYKLLNKAIAGKSKSVLKKLNQKTPEDYTSELVHFIKCYCYLKEGNDKALAIEKKQLKNPDMLALLEQ
- a CDS encoding BLUF domain-containing protein, encoding MLGLEEKSPLEMLQQFAVYFDANLEESLGAATLILNNKHGEGSISLYELFPGLTAWVYNITFNSELVIDLKFSSDRPYYFGYHVSGFQMQKFADETEYHKIRQGQNFILISEPGTSSEFKMSSGIKFESCYLILTPSLLKGSSHNTRKRLEQNLKEIFLQISGERPYRYFGDIDAHTGTFAEIIIKNTRIDLVGRLLTEGAITNLLAAQIEAHDLDHQTDNFQPKLTKSELSKITELGDYIRDNIDDKLTISVLSKYLGFSPRKLQAGVRFLYGYSVNEYVSNVRMEVAKELIYKTNKSVSEICYMVGYSSRSHFSNLFYKRFGILPSKYKDSFYKDTLMYEVSYRSIASDKLNESDVQQIIDVSRINNKKNNITGSLIYYKNVFFQLIEGPKKEVLPLYDKIKEDERHTDVITMWSGSKPYRTFEKWDMSILSDDGMLSIQHQDRVKKLNLEHLLGEIDENAIVSRNLWRKVRTIINVSGKVSKSEL